A single genomic interval of Anolis carolinensis isolate JA03-04 chromosome X, rAnoCar3.1.pri, whole genome shotgun sequence harbors:
- the pole gene encoding DNA polymerase epsilon catalytic subunit A yields the protein MAARRGGGRRWRGEEAPPGEGPGEAPKGDDGSSLSALKRLERSHWTDTIDARFGFERIKEPTERTGWLINMHPTEILDEDRHLVSAVDYYFIQEDGSRFKVALPYKPYFYVAAQKGCDREVSSFLSKKFQGKIAKLETVPKEDLDLPNHLVGLKRNYLKLSFNSVDDLVKVRKEISPAVRKNQERDQSVDAYTTMLASALAGGSLSSKDKEPSKKMSNQMDNIVDMREYDVPYHIRLSIDQKIHVAHWYNVRYRGSTFPPEITRRDDLVERPDPVVLAFDIETTKLPLKFPDAETDQIMMISYMIDGQGYLITNREIVSEDIEDFEFTPKPEYEGPFCVFNEPDEAHLIQRWFEHVQDTKPTIMVTYNGDFFDWPFVETRAAAHGMSMQKEIGFQKDNQGEYKSSQCIHMDCLRWVKRDSYLPVGSHNLKAAAKAKLGYDPVELDPEEMCRMATEEPQTLATYSVSDAVATYYMYMKYVHPFIFALCTIIPMEPDEVLRKGSGTLCEALLMVQAYHANIVFPNKQEQEFNKLTEDGHVLDSETYVGGHVEALESGVFRSDIPCRFKMNPAAFDFLLERVEKTLRHAIEVEEGIPLDQVTNFQEVCDEIKVKLRSLKDVPNRIECPLIYHLDVGAMYPNIILTNRLQPSAMVDEASCAACDFNKPGANCQRRMTWQWRGEFMPASRSEYHRIQQQLESEKFPSLFPDGPPRAFHELTREEQAKYEKKRLADYCRKAYKKIHVTKVEERVTTICQRENSFYVDTVRAFRDRRYEFKGLHKVWKKKLASALEAGDASEVKRCKNMEILYDSLQLAHKCILNSFYGYVMRKGARWYSMEMAGIVCFTGANIITQARELIEQIGRPLELDTDGIWCVLPNSFPENFVIKSTHTKKPKVTISYPGAMLNIMVKEGFTNDQYQELVDPASLQYVCRSENSIFFEVDGPYLAMILPASKEEGKKLKKRYAVFNEDGSLAELKGFEVKRRGELQLVKIFQSSVFEAFLKGTTLEEVYAAVAKVADYWLDVLYSKAANMPDSELFELISENRSMSRKLEDYGEQKSTSISTAKRLAEFLGDQMVKDAGLSCRFIISKKPEGAPVTERAIPLAIFQAELSVRRHYLRKWLKSPSLQDLDIRTILDWDYYIERLGNTIQKIITIPAALQQVKNPVPRVHHPDWLHKKLLEKNDIYKQKKISELFVSSGKRQVPANLPREEEDTPCTQVTDIEDFGVSRPLQKGVPVSSKRKRIPTAEESQPQSQNLELTLSWREILGPPPPIGTTKEERVAWLCFHKRKWELQARQRQERRKRRRLADGEVARSGGLIRAGATKGLSNYLLRTARSILDLPWQIVQIVETSQPGLFRLWAVIGSDLHCLKLHVPRIFYVNQRVPKPEEGPVYRKVNRILPRSNLVYNLYEYSVPEEMYQEHLNEINASLSAPDIEGVYETQVPLLLRALILLGCVCVVNKQLVRHLTGREGEAFELEHLEMRSLAQCSYLEPGSIRHIYLYHHTQGHKALLGLFIPSQRRASVFVLDTVRSNQMPSLANMYTAERNAMAEKVDPDLLPPDKHTFEVQVETDRRAIYRAIHRLLLAYKDERRGPTLIAVQSNWDLKRLASGIPIFEEFPLVPIQVADNVNYGILDWQRHAARHLIRRYLNLDTCLSQVFEMSRYYHIPIGNLPEDISTFGTDLFFSRHLGRHNHLLWLSPAVRPDLGGKEADDSRLVMELDEKISVEINHPGCYSTVCVELDIQSLAVNTILQSHHVNDMEGAASTCVSFDVIPQASLEDMVTGNQAASVPASYDEAALCSNTFRILKSMVVSWVKEITQYHNVYADNQVIHFYRWLRSPTSLLYDPALHRMLHNMMKKLFLQLVAEFKRLGSLVVYANFNRIVLCTKKRHIEDALAYVEYITNSIHSKEIFHSLTISFSRCWEFLLWMDPANYGGIKGKVPSRVHCGEGTNSKPTADADGSEDEEEEEDKEEGDGAEGVEDLLENTWNIVQYLPSAASCQTYFLMIVSAYIVAVYHSLKEERQRNSPGSTPVKRRASSQVSQEPAEERGAMPGTIAFSQDYVANELTQSFFTITQKIQKKVSGSRRTTKPSAMFPSLPGSYLVFNNPALEFVKSVCEVLSLDANVTNQVSKLKRDLLRLVDVREFSEEAQFQDPCCSYVLPEMICKSCNFCRDLDLCKDPVFSQDGSVLPGWACPSCQAPYDSDAIELALVEALQKKLMAFSLQDLVCLKCKGIKDSHMRLHCSCAGDFDLLLPTKTFLDQLKVFQSIAQHYNMAYLLDTVTWLLGKSPRLPS from the exons ATGGCGGCGCGGAGAGGCGGCGGGCGGCGCTGGCGAGGGGAGGAGGCCCCGCCCGGAGAAGGCCCAGGAGAGGCGCCCAAGGG GGACGATGGCTCCTCACTCTCTGCCCTCAAGCGCTTGGAGCGCAGCCACTGGACTGACACGATCGATGCCCGGTTTGGGTTCGAACGGATCAAGGAACCCACTGAAAGGACCGGCTGGTTGATCAACATGCACCCG ACGGAGATTTTGGATGAGGATCGACACCTGGTCAGTGCCGTGGATTACTATTTCATTCAGGAGGATGGGAGTCGATTTAAG GTGgccttgccctataagccttactTCTATGTCGCAGCTCAAAAG GGCTGCGACCGAGAAGTGTCGTCCTTCCTTTCCAAGAAGTTCCAGGGGAAAATTGCAAAGCTGGAGACGGTGCCCAAGGAAGACCTGGACCTG cCAAACCACTTGGTTGGGCTGAAGCGCAACTACCTCAAGCTCTCTTTCAACTCGGTGGATGACCTGGTCAAGGTGCGCAAGGAGATCAGCCCAGCGGTCCGGAAGAACCAGGAACGGGACCAATCGGTGGACGCTTACACCACCATGTTAGCCAG TGCTCTGGCTGGTGGCAGCCTGAGCAGTAAGGACAAAGAGCCTTCCAAGAAGATGTCCAACCAGATGGACAACATCGTGGACATGCGGGAATATGACGTGCCTTACCACATCCGCCTGTCCATTGATCAGAAGATCCACGTG GCTCATTGGTACAACGTTCGCTACCGGGGCAGCACCTTTCCGCCTGAAATCACCCGTCGTGATGACCTGGTTGAGCGGCCC GATCCCGTTGTGCTGGCCTTTGACATTGAGACCACCAAGCTCCCGCTGAAATTTCCAGACGCTGAAACGGACCAGATCATGATGATCTCCTACATGATCGACGGGCAG GGTTACTTGATCACCAACCGGGAGATCGTTTCGGAAGACATCGAAGATTTTGAGTTTACTCCCAAACCTGAATATGAGGGGCCCTTCTGTGTTTTTAACGAACCCGATGAG GCCCATCTCATCCAGCGGTGGTTTGAGCACGTCCAGGACACCAAGCCCACAATCATGGTGACTTACAATGGAGACTTCTTTGACTG GCCCTTTGTAGAAACCAGAGCCGCAGCGCACGGGATGAGTATGCAGAAAGAGATTGGCTTCCAGAAGGACAACCAGGGCGAATACAAGTCATCTCAGTGCATCCACATGGATTGTCTCAG GTGGGTCAAGAGAGACAGCTACCTCCCTGTCGGAAGCCACAACTTGAAAGCAGCCGCCAAAGCCAAGCTGGGCTATGACCCAGTGGAGCTGGACCCTGAAGAGATGTGCCGGATGGCGACCGAAGAGCCCCAG ACTCTGGCCACCTACTCAGTGTCCGACGCAGTTGCAACTTACTACATGTACATGAAGTACGTGCATCCTTTCATTTTTGCCTTGTGCACCATCATCCCAATGGAGCCTGATGAG GTCCTCCGCAAGGGCTCCGGGACGCTCTGCGAGGCCCTGCTCATGGTCCAGGCCTACCACGCCAACATCGTCTTCCCCAATAAGCAAGAGCAGGAGTTCAATAAGCTGACGGAGGACGGGCATGTCTTGGATTCGGAGACCTACGTGGGGGGCCACGTGGAAGCCCTGGAGTCGGGGGTCTTCCGCAGCGACATCCCTTGCCGCTTCAAGATG AACCCCGCTGCCTTTGACTTCCTTCTGGAGCGAGTGGAGAAGACCCTGCGTCACGCCATTGAAGTGGAAGAAGGAATACCCCTCGACCAAGTGACCAACTTCCAAGAG GTCTGTGATGAAATCAAGGTGAAACTACGCTCCTTGAAGGACGTTCCCAACCGGATTGAGTGCCCGCTCATCTACCATCTGGATGTGGGTGCCATGTACCCAAACATCATCCTGACCAACCGGCTGCAG cCTTCGGCCATGGTGGATGAGGCCAGCTGTGCCGCCTGTGACTTTAACAAGCCGGGTGCCAACTGTCAGCGGAGGATGACATGGCAGTGGAGAGGGGAGTTCA TGCCGGCGAGCCGCAGCGAATACCACCGCATCCAGCAACAGTTGGAGTCGGAGAAGTTCCCGTCCCTCTTCCCCGACGGGCCGCCCAGGGCCTTCCACGAGCTGACCCGAGAGGAGCAAGCAAAATACGAGAAGAAGCGCTTGGCGG ATTATTGTCGCAAGGCCTACAAGAAGATCCACGTGACCAAAGTGGAGGAGCGGGTCACCACCATCTGCCAGCGGGAGAACTCTTTCTACGTGGACACCGTGCGGGCCTTTCGGGACCGGCGCTATGAGTTCAAGGGGCTCCACAAG GTGTGGAAGAAGAAGCTGGCCTCGGCCCTGGAGGCGGGCGACGCCTCGGAAGTGAAGCGCTGCAAGAACATGGAGATCCTGTACGATTCgctgcagctggcgcacaagtgcATCCTGAACTCCTTTTACGGCTACGTCATGCGCAAAGG AGCCCGGTGGTACTCCATGGAAATGGCGGGCATCGTCTGCTTCACGGGAGCCAACATCATCACTCAGGCCAGGGAGCTGATTGAACAGATTGG GAGGCCCTTGGAGCTCGACACGGATGGCATCTGGTGTGTGCTGCCAAACAGCTTCCCGGAGAACTTTGTCATCAAGTCAACGCACACCAAAAAGCCCAAGGTGACCATCTCCTACCCAGGTGCCATGCTGAACATCATGGTGAAG GAAGGGTTTACAAACGATCAGTACCAGGAGCTGGTGGACCCGGCCTCGCTCCAGTACGTCTGCCGCTCGGAAAACAGCATCTTCTTCGAGGTGGACGGGCCGTACCTGGCAATGATTCTGCCAGCCTCCaaggaggagggcaagaagcTGAAGAAGAG GTATGCCGTCTTCAATGAGGACGGCTCCTTGGCCGAACTGAAGGGCTTTGAAGTCAAGCGGCGCGGGGAGCTGCAGCTGGTGAAGATCTTCCAGTCCTCCGTCTTCGAGGCCTTCCTGAAGGGCACCACGCTGGAGGAGGTCTATGCCGCCGTGGCCAAAGTGGCCGACTACTGGCTGGACGTGCTTTACAGCAAG GCGGCCAATATGCCTGACTCCGAGCTGTTTGAGCTCATCTCTGAAAACCGATCCATGTCTCGCAAATTGGAGGATTATGGGGAGCAGAAATCCACCTCCATCAGCACGGCCAAGCGCCTGGCTGAGTTCCTCGGGGACCAGATGGTCAAGGATGCCGGGCTGAGCTGTCGCTTTATCATTTCCAAGAAACCAGAAGGGGCTCCTGTTACGGAGAG AGCCATCCCGCTGGCCATTTTCCAGGCTGAGCTCTCGGTCCGCAGGCACTACCTCCGCAAATGGCTGAAGAGCCCTTCTCTGCAGGATTTGGACATCCGGACG ATCCTGGACTGGGACTATTACATTGAGAGGCTGGGCAACACCATCCAGAAAATTATCACCATCCCGGCGGCACTGCAACAG GTCAAGAACCCCGTGCCCCGGGTCCACCACCCTGACTGGCTCCACAAGAAGCTCTTGGAGAAGAATGACATCTACAAGCAGAAGAAGATCAGCGAGCTCTTTGTGAGCTCGGGCAAGCGGCAG GTCCCGGCCAACTTGCCCCGGGAGGAAGAGGACACTCCTTGCACCCAGGTGACTGACATAGAGGATTTTGGGGTCTCCAGGCCTCTTCAGAAAGGAGTCCCGGTGTCCAGCAAGCGGAAGCGGATCCCCACGGCAGAGGAGAGCCAGCCGCAGTCCCAGAAcctggagctcaccctgtcctggaGGGAGATCCTGGGCCCGCCACCTCCCATTGGCACCACCAAG GAGGAGCGCGTGGCATGGCTTTGCTTCCACAAGCGGAAGTGGGAGCTGCAGGCCCGCCAGCGCCAGGAGCGCCGCAAGAGGCGCCGCTTGGCCGACGGCGAGGTGGCGCGGAGCGGGGGCCTGATCCGCGCTGGAGCCACCAAGGGCCTCAGCAACTACCTGCTCCGGACGGCACGCAGCATCCTCGACCTGCCGTGGCAGATTGTGCAG ATTGTGGAGACCAGCCAGCCAGGCCTCTTCCGACTCTGGGCTGTGATTGGGAGCGATCTGCACTGCCTCAAGCTGCATGTCCCCCGGATCTTTTATGTCAACCAACGGGTCCCCAAACCTGAAGAGGGCCCTGTCTATAGGAAG GTGAATCGGATTCTCCCTCGTTCCAACTTGGTTTACAACCTCTACGAATATTCTGTGCCGGAGGAGATGTATCAGGAGCACCTCAACGAAATCAATGCCAGCCTCTCTGCCCCCGATATCGAGGGGGTCTACGAAACCCAG GTGCCCTTGCTGCTGCGGGCCTTGATCCTCCTGGGCTGTGTCTGCGTGGTCAACAAGCAGCTGGTGAGGCACCTGACGGGCCGGGAGGGCGAGGCCTTTGAGCTGGAGCACCTGGAGATGCGCTCTTTGGCGCAGTGCAGTTACCTGGAGCCAG GGAGCATCCGGCACATCTACCTGTATCACCATACCCAGGGTCACAAGGCCCTGCTTGGCCTCTTCATCCCCTCGCAGCGCAGAGCCTCCGTCTTCGTCCTGGACACG GTCCGGAGTAACCAGATGCCCAGCCTCGCCAACATGTACACGGCGGAGCGCAATGCGATGGCAGAGAAGGTGGACCCGGACCTCCTCCCGCCCGACAAGCACACCTTCGAAGTGCAAGTCGAGACGGACCGCCGGGCCATCTACAGGGCCATCCACCGCCTCTTGCTGGCCTACAAG GATGAGCGCCGGGGGCCCACCCTCATTGCGGTCCAGTCCAACTGGGACCTGAAGCGGCTGGCCAGTGGCATTCCCATCTTCGAGGAGTTCCCGCTGGTTCCCATCCAGGTCGCCGACAACGTCAACTACGGCATCCTGGACTGGCAGCGCCACGCAGCCCGGCACTTGATCCGACGCTACCTCAACTTGGACACCTGCCTGTCTCAGGTCTTCGAAATGAGCAG GTATTACCACATCCCCATTGGGAACCTTCCCGAGGACATCTCCACCTTTGGCACGGACCTCTTCTTCTCTCGCCACCTCGGGCGCCACAACCACCTCTTGTGGCTCTCTCCGGCCGTGCGCCCGGACTTGGGCGGCAAGGAGGCCGACGACAGCCGCCTGGTTATGGAGCTGGACGAGAAAATCTCCGTCGAGATCAACCACCCGGGCTGCTATTCCACAG TCTGCGTAGAGCTGGACATCCAGAGCCTGGCGGTGAACACCATCCTGCAGTCGCACCACGTCAACGACATGGAGGGGGCCGCCAGCACCTGTGTCAGCTTTGACGTGATCCCACAGGCCTCGCTCGAGGACATGGTCACCGGCAACCAGGCCGCCAGTGTCCCCGCCAGCTACGACGAGGCGGCCCTTTGCTCCAACACCTTCCG GATCTTAAAGAGCATGGTGGTCTCCTGGGTGAAGGAGATCACGCAGTACCACAACGTCTACGCCGACAACCAGGTGATCCACTTCTACCGCTGGCTCCGCTCGCCCACCTCCCTGCTCTACGACCCGGCCCTGCACCGCATGCTGCACAACATGATGAAGAAGCTCTTCCTCCA GCTCGTGGCCGAGTTCAAGCGCCTGGGCTCCTTGGTGGTGTACGCCAACTTCAACCGCATTGTCCTGTGCACCAAGAAGCGCCATATCGAGGACGCCCTCGCCTATGTGGAATATATCACCAACAG CATCCATTCCAAAGAAATCTTCCATTCGTTGACGATTTCCTTCTCGCGCTGCTGGGAGTTCTTGCTGTGGATGGACCCCGCCAATTACGGGGGGATCAAGGGCAAAGTCCCATCCCGGGTCCACTGTGGGGAG GGGACTAACAGCAAGCCGACTGCCGATGCCGATGGAAGtgaagacgaggaggaggaagaggacaaggaGGAAGGGGACGGGGCAGAGGGGGTGGAGGATCTGCTGGAGAACACCTGGAACATCGTCCAGTACTTGCCCTCGGCTGCCTCGTGTCAGACCTACTTCCTCATGATTGTCTCGG CCTACATTGTTGCCGTCTACCACAGCCTGAAGGAGGAGCGGCAGCGCAACAGCCCTGGGAGCACCCCGGTCAAGAGACGTGCCAGCAGCCAGGTCTCCCAggagcctgcggaggagcggggcgCCATGCCGG GCACCATTGCCTTCTCCCAGGACTACGTTGCCAACGAACTCACCCAGAGCTTCTTCACCATCACCCAGAAGATCCAGAAGAAAGTGAGTGGCTCGCGGCGCACCACAAAGCCTTCCGCCATGTTCCCGTCCCTGCCCGGCTCCTACCTGGTGTTCAACAACCCGGCCCTGGAGTTCGTGAAGTCCGTCTGCGAG GTCTTGTCTCTGGACGCCAACGTCACCAACCAGGTGAGCAAGCTGAAGCGGGACCTGCTGCGGCTGGTGGACGTGCGGGAGTTCTCCGAGGAGGCCCAGTTCCAGGACCCCTGTTGCTCCTACGTTTTGCCCGAGATGATCTGCAAGAGCTGCAACTTCTGCCGGGACCTAGACCTCTGCAAGGACCCGGTCTTCTCTCAG GACGGTTCGGTGCTGCCCGGTTGGGCCTGCCCCAGTTGCCAGGCGCCGTACGACTCGGACGCCATTGAGCTGGCCCTGGTGGAAGCCCTGCAGAAGAAGCTGATGGCCTTCAGCCTCCAAGATCTG GTGTGTCTGAAGTGCAAAGGCATCAAGGACAGTCACATGCGCCTCCACTGCAGCTGCGCCGGAGACTTCGACCTCCTCTTGCCCACCAAG